ACACCTACTACGAGTACTGATACTTAACTAACTTAGTGCATAGTAATTGGCGCTAGATCATGGTCAAGGAACCCGGTCTTTAGATTACTGTCCAGTTTCCATGGGGGTTTACGGTCAAACAGGATTCGAACCGGAATTACCTCAAGAGACGACAAAACCCGGTCATGGAACCGGGTCTTTGTTGTCTGGTGCTGAGTCTGGCTGGGACGGCAGGATGACATCGTGCATACTTCTCTCGTTCTCGAAGCAAGCTTCTGCGAGCGAGCTTGATGCCCGAACCATGCGAATATAGCAGCTTCGCTGCCCATTCACAGAACCCAATCAACCAATCACAAGCACGAAAAAAGATTAGCATAAGCTAATCTCATTTCGTGGCTGGGATGGTAGGATTCGAACCTACGATCTCCTCGTCCAGAGCGAGGCGCCTTACCACTTGGCCACATCCCATCGTCGCAATAGATGACAACTATCGGGTAGGCGATTTTACGATCAAGTAGTAAAATCGTCAGGCCGATAGATCATCTTTGCTCATCTCAATTCATAACAAGTTATGAATTGGCTAGTACTGGCGTACATTTTAGAGCATGTACAACCAGCAGATTATACTTGGCGGGGCGACTTTTCTCAACCTCTGTTAGAAAGAAATATTTGACTACTGGGCGTATAATATAAGTGTAAGGAGGTGAGATGACAACCCTACAAAATTTGAAGGCCAAAGACGACCTGTTTGCTCGACTCGGCCAAGAAGTGAGCACCTATCCTGCTACGATCAGGCATTTCCTACAAGCAGCCGAAAATTTATCGATGCCTAAAGCCATACACGCTGCTTTAAACAAGTTTCATAACAGCACGATTTTTCATTCTGCCGAAGATTTTATCGAGAAAATTCAGCAGGTAGACTTACTTGAACAAGCCGAACTAGAAGCCCCCGACGAAGAAGTTCGCAGTCTACAGTGGTAGCAACTTAGTTTGCTCGGGCAACTGATCTAAACCAGCCAAGTGCTGGTCTAGTTGTGCTTGGCTGACATCTAGTTGTAGTAATTTGTTTGAGCTAGTATGACCTTTGGCTATAACCACCTGGCGCTTGGCTAGTCCAAACTCCTTAGCTAATACTTCGACAAGTTGTCGATTGGCTTTGCCATCTTGCGGTGATGCAGTCAACCGAACGGCCAGCTTTTCGCCGTTCCATGCCAAAGTTACCTGTTTGCTATTTGGTTTAACTTTAACGGCTAATTGCTGCATATCTACACGATGCTTATTTTCTTACCCGAGTAACCGATCTTATATTTCTTGCCTTCGATAACTTTACCGTCAACAATCTGCCGAGCCAACTCGTTGAGTAATTTAGATTG
This genomic window from Candidatus Nomurabacteria bacterium contains:
- a CDS encoding DUF167 domain-containing protein; amino-acid sequence: MQQLAVKVKPNSKQVTLAWNGEKLAVRLTASPQDGKANRQLVEVLAKEFGLAKRQVVIAKGHTSSNKLLQLDVSQAQLDQHLAGLDQLPEQTKLLPL